Proteins encoded by one window of Clostridium perfringens:
- a CDS encoding acetyl-CoA C-acetyltransferase, which yields MREVVIASAVRTALGSFGGSLKDVPAVDLGALVIKEALNKAGVKPECVDEVLMGNVIQAGLGQNPARQAAVKAGLPVEIPSMTINKVCGSGLRCVALAAQMIKAGDADVIVAGGMENMSQGPYVLRTARFGQRMGDGKMVDAMVNDALTDAFNGYHMGITAENIAEQWGLTREMQDEFAANSQIKAEAAIKAGKFKDEIVPVVIPQRKGDPIVFDTDEFPRFGTTAEKLAKLRPAFKKDGTVTAGNASGINDGAAALVVMSAEKAKELGVTPICKIVSYGSKGLDPSIMGYGPFYATKKALEGTGLTVADLDLIEANEAFAAQSLAVAKDLEFDMSKVNVNGGAIALGHPVGASGARILVTLLHEMMKRDAKRGLATLCIGGGMGTALIVER from the coding sequence ATGAGAGAGGTAGTTATTGCAAGTGCAGTAAGAACAGCATTAGGTTCATTTGGTGGTTCATTAAAGGATGTTCCTGCTGTAGATTTAGGAGCTTTAGTTATTAAAGAAGCTTTAAATAAAGCTGGTGTAAAACCAGAATGTGTTGATGAAGTTTTAATGGGAAATGTAATTCAAGCTGGATTAGGACAAAACCCTGCAAGACAAGCAGCTGTAAAAGCTGGTTTACCAGTTGAAATTCCTTCAATGACAATAAATAAAGTTTGTGGTTCAGGTTTAAGATGTGTTGCTTTAGCAGCTCAAATGATAAAAGCAGGAGATGCTGACGTAATAGTAGCTGGTGGTATGGAAAACATGTCACAAGGACCATATGTTTTAAGAACTGCAAGATTTGGTCAAAGAATGGGCGATGGAAAAATGGTCGATGCTATGGTCAATGATGCTTTAACAGATGCATTTAATGGATACCACATGGGTATAACTGCTGAAAATATAGCAGAACAATGGGGATTAACTAGAGAAATGCAAGATGAATTTGCTGCAAATTCTCAAATTAAAGCAGAAGCAGCTATAAAAGCTGGAAAATTCAAAGATGAAATAGTTCCAGTAGTAATTCCACAAAGAAAAGGTGATCCAATAGTATTTGATACTGATGAATTCCCTAGATTTGGAACAACTGCTGAAAAATTAGCTAAGTTAAGACCAGCATTCAAAAAAGATGGTACAGTTACAGCTGGTAATGCATCAGGTATAAATGATGGTGCTGCTGCATTAGTTGTTATGAGTGCTGAAAAAGCAAAAGAATTAGGAGTAACTCCAATTTGTAAAATAGTTTCTTATGGTTCAAAAGGATTAGATCCTTCAATTATGGGTTATGGACCATTCTATGCTACTAAAAAAGCTTTAGAAGGAACTGGATTAACAGTTGCAGATCTTGATTTAATAGAAGCAAATGAAGCTTTTGCAGCTCAAAGTTTAGCAGTTGCTAAAGATTTAGAATTTGATATGAGTAAAGTTAACGTAAATGGTGGAGCTATAGCTTTAGGACATCCAGTAGGAGCTTCAGGGGCTAGAATATTAGTTACATTACTTCACGAAATGATGAAAAGAGATGCTAAGAGAGGTTTAGCAACACTTTGTATAGGTGGAGGAATGGGAACTGCTTTAATAGTAGAAAGATAA
- a CDS encoding ATP synthase subunit I — MNAKIKSLVFSITKTNILLTIIATLLISLFNFRFGVAFLVGSAIATINFTANAIVINKVISNRRGALKIQLSFVLRMLLILLFTLIFMRDVKELAFYLIGFILHQISIFIYTKKNKAL, encoded by the coding sequence GTGAACGCTAAAATTAAAAGTTTAGTTTTTTCAATTACGAAGACTAACATTTTATTAACAATAATAGCAACCCTATTAATTAGTTTATTTAATTTTAGATTTGGGGTGGCTTTTTTAGTTGGAAGTGCAATTGCAACAATTAATTTTACAGCAAATGCAATTGTAATTAACAAAGTCATAAGTAATAGAAGAGGAGCTTTAAAGATACAATTAAGTTTTGTATTAAGAATGCTTTTGATTCTTTTATTTACACTAATCTTTATGAGAGATGTTAAGGAATTAGCATTTTATTTAATAGGATTCATTTTACACCAGATATCAATATTTATTTATACTAAAAAAAATAAGGCCTTATAA
- a CDS encoding F0F1 ATP synthase subunit A, giving the protein MDIFAPLFTVKIGSLTISSTIIFQWAAMLLIIVFALLSTRNLKNKPGKLQVVLESIYQTVYNLVKSNMGESYIGFVPYIGTLAIFLLVLNFYGLIGLAPPTQDLSVAVALAITSFVVVHVNAIRRCHIGGYIKGYFKPYPLMLPLNLMERIIFPVSLALRLFGNMLAATLLIDLMYSGLGHISWFAQLGMPILAHGFFDVFDGTIQMIVFTMLTMVNIKIIADH; this is encoded by the coding sequence GTGGATATCTTTGCACCATTGTTTACAGTTAAGATTGGTAGTTTGACAATAAGCAGTACAATTATTTTTCAATGGGCAGCAATGCTTCTTATAATAGTTTTTGCTTTATTATCAACTAGAAATCTTAAAAATAAACCAGGTAAGTTACAAGTTGTTTTAGAATCAATCTATCAAACAGTTTATAACTTAGTAAAGAGCAACATGGGGGAAAGTTATATTGGTTTTGTGCCTTATATAGGAACTTTAGCAATATTCCTACTTGTATTAAACTTTTATGGGTTAATAGGGCTTGCACCTCCTACTCAAGATTTAAGTGTTGCAGTGGCATTAGCAATTACTTCCTTTGTTGTTGTTCATGTTAATGCTATACGTAGATGTCATATTGGAGGATATATCAAAGGATATTTTAAGCCTTATCCACTAATGTTACCTTTAAACTTAATGGAGAGAATTATTTTCCCAGTATCTCTTGCACTACGTTTATTCGGTAATATGCTAGCAGCTACCTTATTAATAGACTTAATGTATTCAGGTTTAGGACACATAAGTTGGTTTGCTCAATTAGGTATGCCAATACTAGCACATGGTTTCTTCGATGTATTTGATGGAACAATACAAATGATAGTATTTACTATGTTAACTATGGTAAATATTAAAATTATAGCAGATCACTAA
- the atpE gene encoding ATP synthase F0 subunit C, producing the protein MDMKLLAAGIAVLAGIGAGIGIGIATAGALEATARQPEASDKIQSLFIMGAGLSEATAIYGLVVSIILLFVA; encoded by the coding sequence ATGGATATGAAGTTATTAGCAGCAGGTATCGCTGTATTAGCAGGTATAGGAGCAGGAATAGGTATAGGTATTGCAACTGCAGGAGCATTAGAGGCAACTGCAAGACAACCAGAAGCATCAGATAAGATTCAAAGTTTATTCATCATGGGAGCTGGTCTTTCAGAAGCAACAGCTATCTATGGATTAGTTGTTTCAATAATCTTATTATTCGTTGCTTAA
- a CDS encoding F0F1 ATP synthase subunit B → MEIDFMRILATIINFIILILILKHFFWDKIKRAIDARQEAIDETILKADEDAEKARRLRLDNERILKSAKEEGRKLREEQKKEADRIYKEIVDDAHREAEAIINRANIEIQREEEKVKYELKQQVVDISVMLSEKALGESIDESKHRELINDFIEKVGI, encoded by the coding sequence ATGGAAATAGATTTTATGAGAATATTAGCTACAATCATTAACTTTATAATATTAATTCTTATACTAAAACATTTTTTCTGGGACAAAATCAAAAGAGCCATCGATGCAAGACAAGAGGCTATAGATGAAACTATCTTAAAGGCCGATGAAGATGCAGAAAAAGCAAGAAGATTAAGATTAGATAATGAAAGAATTCTTAAATCTGCTAAAGAAGAAGGCAGAAAGCTTAGAGAAGAACAGAAAAAAGAAGCTGATAGAATTTATAAAGAAATAGTTGATGATGCTCATAGAGAAGCTGAGGCTATAATAAATAGAGCTAATATTGAAATTCAAAGAGAAGAAGAAAAAGTAAAATACGAGTTAAAGCAACAAGTAGTTGATATTTCTGTAATGCTTTCAGAGAAAGCACTTGGAGAATCTATTGATGAATCTAAACATAGAGAATTAATAAATGATTTTATTGAAAAGGTAGGTATCTAA
- a CDS encoding F0F1 ATP synthase subunit delta yields MYEYLDRRYALALYEVAEEKNKVEEYLNDLREICDIIYGNNELYEIIKHPQISTVRKKKTFRNIFEGKIDDELLSFLMVLIEKDRILYLREKLKEMEKIHLERNNTLLAEVKSVVPLTEDEVTRLVAKLENKYSKKILLKQEIDKSIIGGLYVRVGDDVIDGTVKSRLDDMKQIMLKRE; encoded by the coding sequence ATGTATGAATATTTAGATCGTAGATATGCCTTAGCTCTATATGAAGTTGCAGAAGAAAAGAATAAAGTTGAAGAATACTTAAATGATTTAAGAGAAATCTGTGATATCATTTATGGAAATAATGAACTTTATGAAATAATAAAACATCCTCAAATTAGTACTGTAAGAAAGAAAAAGACTTTCAGAAACATATTTGAAGGAAAAATAGATGATGAGTTACTTTCATTTTTAATGGTTCTTATAGAAAAAGATAGAATACTTTATCTAAGAGAAAAATTAAAAGAAATGGAAAAAATTCATCTAGAGAGAAACAATACTTTACTTGCAGAGGTAAAAAGTGTTGTTCCATTAACAGAAGATGAAGTTACAAGACTTGTAGCAAAGTTAGAAAATAAATACTCAAAGAAAATTTTATTAAAGCAAGAAATAGATAAAAGTATCATTGGAGGACTTTATGTCAGAGTTGGCGATGATGTTATAGATGGTACTGTTAAATCTAGACTTGACGATATGAAACAGATAATGCTTAAGAGAGAATAG
- the atpA gene encoding F0F1 ATP synthase subunit alpha: MHIKPEEITSIIKNEIKNYEKELETVDSGTIIQIGDGVARVYGLEECMEGELLEFPNQVFGMALNLEQDNVGCVLLGSEEGIKEGDIVKRTGKIVEVPVGEDLIGRVVNSLGQPIDGKGPIKNDGYRAIEVPAPGILERSSVNEPLQTGIKAIDSMIPIGRGQRELIIGDRQTGKTAIAIDTIINQKGKDVICIYVAIGQKQSTVANIVNTLTEEGAMDYSIVVTASASESAPLQYIAPYSGCTMGEYFMNKGKHVLIIYDDLSKHAVAYRTMSLLIRRPPGREAYPGDVFYIHSRLLERAAKLSKENGGGSLTALPIIETLAGDVTAYIPTNVISITDGQIFLETELFNAGQRPAVNPGISVSRVGGNAQIKAMKQVSGTLRLELAQYRELASFAQFGSDLDKDTQARLEKGKRLIEILKQDQYKPMAVEKQIMIIYAAVNNFLLDIKVSDIKRFEKEFLEYMDTHHREIGKAILDKKVLDDELKSALESAIVEFKKIFLM, encoded by the coding sequence ATGCATATTAAACCAGAAGAAATAACTTCTATAATCAAGAATGAAATAAAAAACTATGAAAAAGAGTTAGAAACTGTTGATTCTGGTACTATCATACAGATAGGTGACGGAGTTGCCAGAGTTTACGGGTTAGAAGAATGTATGGAAGGTGAACTTCTTGAATTCCCTAATCAAGTTTTCGGTATGGCTCTTAACTTAGAGCAGGATAACGTTGGTTGCGTTCTTTTAGGATCTGAAGAAGGTATAAAAGAAGGAGACATCGTTAAAAGAACTGGAAAAATAGTTGAAGTACCAGTAGGAGAGGACTTAATAGGTAGAGTTGTTAATTCATTAGGTCAACCTATAGACGGAAAAGGTCCTATTAAAAATGATGGATACAGAGCTATAGAAGTACCAGCACCAGGTATCTTAGAAAGAAGTTCTGTTAATGAGCCTCTACAAACAGGTATCAAAGCAATTGACTCAATGATACCAATAGGTAGAGGACAAAGGGAGTTAATTATAGGAGATAGACAAACAGGTAAAACTGCTATAGCTATAGATACTATAATTAACCAAAAAGGTAAAGATGTTATATGTATATATGTTGCTATTGGACAAAAACAATCAACAGTAGCTAACATAGTTAACACTTTAACTGAAGAAGGAGCTATGGACTATTCAATAGTTGTAACTGCATCAGCATCAGAATCAGCTCCATTACAATACATTGCACCATATTCAGGATGTACAATGGGTGAATACTTCATGAATAAAGGTAAGCATGTATTAATAATATATGATGACTTAAGTAAGCACGCAGTTGCTTATAGAACAATGTCACTATTAATTAGAAGACCACCAGGAAGAGAAGCTTACCCAGGGGATGTATTCTACATCCATTCAAGATTACTTGAAAGAGCTGCTAAGTTATCAAAAGAAAATGGTGGAGGCTCATTAACAGCACTTCCAATAATAGAAACATTAGCAGGAGACGTAACAGCATATATCCCAACTAACGTTATATCAATAACAGATGGACAGATATTCTTAGAAACTGAGTTATTCAACGCAGGACAAAGACCAGCTGTTAACCCTGGTATATCAGTTTCAAGGGTTGGAGGTAACGCTCAAATAAAAGCAATGAAACAAGTTTCTGGTACATTAAGACTAGAACTTGCTCAATATAGAGAGTTAGCATCATTTGCTCAATTTGGTTCAGACCTTGATAAAGATACTCAAGCAAGACTTGAAAAAGGTAAGAGACTTATCGAGATCTTAAAACAAGATCAATATAAGCCAATGGCAGTTGAAAAACAAATTATGATAATATACGCTGCAGTTAACAATTTCTTACTAGATATCAAAGTTTCAGATATTAAGAGATTTGAAAAAGAATTCTTAGAATATATGGATACTCATCATAGAGAAATTGGTAAAGCTATATTAGATAAGAAAGTTTTAGACGATGAATTAAAATCTGCTTTAGAAAGTGCTATAGTAGAATTTAAAAAAATATTCTTAATGTAA